TCGCGCCGACGTAGGTCGTCGTGATCACGCGGAACGGGACACCGCGGCGGTGCAGGGCGTCGAGCTGCTCCTCCAGCACGCGGATGCCGGCCCAGCGGACGAACGCGCACAACAGGTCGACGCGGTCGGCCGAGGCCAGCTCGGCCCGCAGCTCCGTCATCAGCGACGGCTCGCCGCGCGCGTTCGTGAGCAGCGCGGCCGAGGACAGCGGCGTGAGCGGGCGCTCCAGCCGGTGCACGCCCGGCGCGGTCTCCCGGCTCAGCGTCACGAGGTGCTCGGCGCTCGTCCCCACCCGCTGCTCCTCGGCGGCGACCCGCCCGAGCAGGTCGTTGACCAGCGCGAGCCGGCGGGCCGGGTCACGCTCCCCCTCCAGCGCCCGCGCGACGGCGCTGCCCACGTGCCGGGCGAGCACGTGCGGCTCGTCGGCCGGGTCGACGACCGCGAAGCGCGGTGTCAGCTCCGCGGACCGGGCCAGGTCCTCGTCCAGCGCCGCGGTGCGCAGGGACTCGTAGACACCCTCGGGGAGCGGCTGCATCACGCCGCACCCTAGAGCCCTCAGCCCCGCGCCCGGTCCAGCGCCGCGCGCAGCAGGTGGGCGAAGACCGCGACGAAGCCGACGGCCAGCACCACCAGGACCCCGAGCACGACCCACACGGCGGGCCCGCCCGGCTGCAGGTGCAGCGCCCAGATCCCGGCCGCGACGGCGAGGGCCGCCATCGGCCAGGCCAGGGTGCCGAGCACCTTCTCCCGGGTGGTCCAGCGGGGGCCGCCCCACAGCATCACGACCCCGGCGACCCACCCCAGCAGCGGGACGACGAACCCGCCGAGCAGCAGGGCCAGCACGGTGAGCACGTCGTAGGCGGTGGAGCCGGTGGTGTCCCGGGCGGGCGGCGGGGCGTTCTCGGCCCGGGCCGCGGCGGCGACCTCCTCCGGGCGGCCCAGCTCGTCGAGGGCCTGGCGGGCGGCCGTCTCGCCGGTGCCCGGCGGGACCGTCTCGGCCAGGTGGGCGCCGATGTTGTCGAGCAGCTCCGCGCGCGGGGCGTCCGCGAGGTCGGCGGTGGCGGCGCGCAGGCGGGCCAGGTAGTCCTCGACCAGCGCGGCGGCCGGGGTGGGGGCGGTCATCAGGCGGGCTCCGTGCGTCGGGTCGTGGTCGGTCATGTGCGTCCCTTCAGCAGTAGTGCGTCCACGGCGGTCTGGAACCGGACCCACTCGCCGCGGAAGGTCTCCAGCGCGGCGCGGCCGTCGTCGGTCAGCCGGTAGTAGCGGCGCGGCGGCCCCGACGGGGACTCCCGCCACGTCGTGTCGACCAGCCCGTCGGTGCGCAGCCGCGACAGCAGCGGGTAGATCGTCCCCTGCCCGGCCGCGAGGGCGTCGTGCCCCGCGAGCTCGGCGACCAGCTCGACGGCGTAGTACTCGCGGAGGTCCAGCAGGGCCAGCACGCAGAAGGCGACGGTGCCGCGGCGCAGCTCGCTCATCGACTTCCGGGTGCGACCTGGTTCCATGCCACACAAGGTACCCGCGCCCACCTGGTACCGCCACCGCCGTCGCCGGGAGGGCAGACTGCACCCGTGACGCACCCCCTCGATCCGCTGTCCGCCGACGAGTTCCGCCAGGTCGCCGCACTGCTGCGCCGTGAGCGCGACGTGGCCCGCCCGACATGGCGGATCGCCGGGATCGAGCTGCGCGAGCCGGCGAAGGCCGCGGTGGCCGCCCACCGCGACGGCGACGACGTGCCGCGCCACGCCCGCGCGCTGGTCTGGGACACCACCACCGGTGTCCCCTACGTCGCGCTGCTCGACCTCACCGCCGACGCCCTCGTCGCCTGGGACGCCCACCCCGGCCAGCAGCCCAACGCGACCGTCGACGAGTGGCACGAGTGCGACGAGACCCTGCGGGCGCACCCCGACGTCGTCGCCGCGCTGGCCGCGCGCGGCATCCCCGACCCGTCGCTGGCCCTGATCGACGTCTGGACCTACGGCGCCGCCCGGCTCCCGGAGGCCTACCGGGGGCGCCGCGTCGGCTGGTGCGACGTGTGGCTGCGCGGGGCGCCCGGCTCCAACCCCTACGCCCACCCCGTGGCGGGGCTGCGGCTGATCGTCGACATGAACACGATGGAGCTGCTGGAGATCGTCGACCACGGCGACCCGGGCCGCCCCGACGTCCAGGGCGAGTACGTCCCCGCCCACATCCCCGGCTACGCCGCGCGCACCGACCGGAAGCCGCTGGAGATCACCCAGCCCGACGGCGTCTCCTTCTCCCTCGACGGCCACGCACTGAGCTGGCAGAACTGGCGGCTGCGGATCGGGTTCACACACCGCGAGGGCCTGGTGCTGCACCAGGTCGGCTGGGCCGACGGCGACACGGTGCGGCCGATCGCACACCGGCTCTCGTTCGCCGAGATGGTCGTCCCCTACCGCGACCCCACCCCCCAGCACGCCGACCGCACCGCCTTCGACATCGGCGAGTGGGGCCTGGGCTTCATGACGACGTCGCTGGAGCTGGGCTGCGACTGCCTCGGCGAGATCCGTTACCTCGACGCCGTCCTGCACGACACCGCGGGCGAGCCGCAGGAGATCCGCAACGCGGTCTGCCTGCACGAGGAGGACAACGGGATCCTCTGGAAGCACGTCGACGGGCAGGCGGGCGCCGAGGTCCGGCGGATGCGCCGCATGGTGATCTCCACGCACGTGACCGTGGCCAACTACGAGTACCTCGTCTACTGGCGCCTCTACGAGGACGGCTCGATCGAGTGCGAGGTGCGCGCCACCGGGATCATGGTGACCACGCCGTTCGTCGGCGAGGCCCCGCCCTACGGCGTGGTCGTCGACCGCGACACCTACGCCCCGATCCACCAGCACTTCATCGTCGCCCGCCTCGACATGGACGTCGACGGGGAGGGCAACACCGTCGTGATGACGGAGACGGCGCAGCCCCCCATCGGCCCCGACAACCCCGACGGCCTCGCGCTGGTGCTGCGCAACGAGCCGATCACCGTCGAGGGGCCGCAGGACTACCGGTGGGAGACCCAGCGCGCGTGGAAGGTCACCAACCCCTCGCGCCGCAACGCCCACGGCAGCCCGGTCGCCTACAAGCTCGTGCCCGGCGCGGCGGTGCCCCCGATGCTCGACCCGGCGTCGTCGGTGTTCGCGCGCGCGCAGGTCATCGGGCACACGCTGTGGGTCACCCCGTTCGACGCCGACGAGCGCTGGCCCTGCGGCGAGTTCGTCAACCAGTCCGCGGTCGACGAGGGGCTGCCGGTCTGGACCGCCCGGCGGCGCAGCGTGGAGGACGCCGACGTCGTGCTCTGGTACGTCTTCGGCATCCACCACGTGCCGCGCGTCGAGGACTGGCCGGTGATGCCCGCCGACACCGTGAGCTTCTGGCTCAAGCCGGCGGGCTTCTTCGACGCCAACCCGGCCCTCGACGTCGCGCCGTCGCACTGACGACTCAGGCCGCCCGGCGCGTGACCAGCCCGGTGACGCCGACGACCACCGCGAACAGCGGCCACACCAGCCCGGCGCTGTAGGGCAGGCCGAGCACCACGGTGGCCGCGGTCGACGCGGCGGCGAGCACGAGCGCGACCACGCCGACGCCCAGCGGCAGCACCCGGTCCCGCACGGCGAGCAGCCCGACGACCGTCATCACGGCCAGGCCCGGCAGGAACGCGCCGAACGCGGCCTGGTCGGCGAGCACGGAGAGGGTGACGGCGGCCTCCGGCGTGTAGAACGCGGAGTCGGTGCCGCCCGGGACCCCGCTCGCCGCGACGTAGCGCAGCAGGACCCCGATGCTCCCGGCGCCCAGGAACGCGATCGACGTCCAGCGCAGCGCCTCCACCAGGCCCGCGCGGTGCGGCGCGTGCCGGGCGTGGAACCGGGTGAGCCCGAGCAGGAACACCAGCGACGCGGCCAGCCCGACGAGCGCGAGCGTGCCGCCGAGCTGCACGGTCGCGGGCTCGGAGAGGCGCTCGCGGAGGAAGTCGGTGGTGGGCTCGGGCGGGCCGCCGAAGCTGTCCGCCGACATCGCCAGCAGGAACGTGGACCCGGCCGCGGCGAGCCCGGACACCAGCGCGGCGGCGGGCCACGGGGTGCGGCGGGCGGGGACGGTGCCGGCGGGGGCGGGGGCGTGCGTCGTCATCGTGACTCCTGGAGGTTCGTCCGGTATGTGCACCCAGGATCTCGGCGCACGGACCCCGGACCCAGGAGGGCAGCGGGCCGACCCGGGTGGTGTCAGCACCACCCGGGCGGGGCGGGATCAGCCCCCTTCGCGCATCCCCCACGGCGAGCCGTAGGACGTCAGGAGGTCGAGGAAGGGCACCGCGTCGAACGCCTCCGGGCCGAGCACGCCGCGGCCGGACCACACCCCCGTGGCCAGCAGCTCCAGCGCCACCACCGGGTTGACGGCGGTCTGCCACACCACGGCCTGGCAGCCGTACTCGCGCATCGACCACTCGTTGTCGACGATGTGGTGCAGGTAGACCTGCCGCGGCCCGCCGTCGACGCCGGTCCCGCTCACCCACAGGCCCGCGCAGGTGCGGCCGCTCATCGTCGGACCCAGGGTCGCGGGGTCGGGCAGGCAGGCCGCCACCACCTCGCGCGGCGACACCGACACCCCGCCCACCTGCACCGGGACCGTCGACGACAGCCCCAGCTCGTGCAGGGTCCGGAGGACCCCGATCACGTGCGACCCCAGCCCGTACTTGAAGGTGACGCGCCGCGCGTCGATCCACCGCGGCATGAGGAGCACCTCCTCGTGCTCCACGTTGACGCACTCCAGCGGCCCGATCCCGCCGGGGAAGTCGAACACCTCGGGCTCGCTGAACGGCTCGGTGGTGAACCAGCCGCGATCGCGCTCCCAGACCACCGGCGGGTTGAGGCACTCCTCGATCAGCGTCCAGATCGAGAACGGCGGCGCGAACCCCCGGCCCTCGACGCGCAGGTCGGACCCGTCGCGCACGCCGAGCTCGTCGATGCGGGAGAACAGGTGATCGGCGGCGTAGCGGGCGAACACGTCGGACAGTCCGGGCTCGACCCCCATGCCGACGAGCGCGAGCACCCCCGCCGCGGCGAACTCGTCGGCGAGGGCGAACTGCTCGTCGCCCAGCAGCACGCCCGGCTGCGTGTACGGCGACGTCGGGTGCGGCACCGACATCGACATCGCCATGTCCAGGTAGGTCACCCGGGCCAGCAGGCAGGCGCGGAACAGCGGCATGACGAAGCGCGGGTCGGTGGCGTTGAGCAGCGCGGTGCAGCCGTGCTCGGCCAGCGCCGCCGCGACCCCGTCGGCGTCGGTGGCGTCGAGCCGGACCGCGACGAACCGCGGGTCCCCCACCCGCTCGACCACCGCCCGGGCGCGCGCCGGGTCGGAGTCGGCCACCACGAGGTGCTCGACGAAGTCACGGCGCGCGGCGATGGCCGCGACGGAGCCGCCCACCCCGCCCGCACCGACGAGGAGGATTCGCATACAGCAACGTAACCGGGTAGCTCTTGTGGGTGAACGGCGCGGGGTGCAATAACTTCCCGATGAGTGCCGAACCCGCCGCCGAAGCCGAGGCGCAGCTCAAACCGGGCGCCATCTCGTTCGTCGACGCGCTGGTGATCGGCCTCGCGTCGACGTCGCCGGCGTACTCGCTCGCCGCGATCATCGGGCCGGTGGTCGCGCTCGTCGGCGTCTACGCCCCCGGGGTGCTGCTGGCGTCGTTCCTGCCGATGCTGCTCATCGCGTCGGCGTTCTACTACCTCAACAAGGTCGACCAGGACTGCGGCACCACGTTCTCCTGGGTGACGCGCGCGATGGGGCCGTGGCTCGGGTGGACCGGCGGCTGGGCGATCGCGATGACCGGCGTGCTGGTCACGGGCTCGCTCGCCGACACCGCCGTCCGCTTCTCGCTGCTCGCGCTCAACCTCGACGACCTGGCGTCGAACAACGCGGTCGTCATCCCGATCGTCGTGGTCGTCGTGCTCGCGATGACGGCGCTGTGCGTGCTCGGCACGGAGATCTCGGCGAGGTTCCAGAACGTGCTGATCCTCGTGCAGGTGCTGTCGCTGCTGGTCTTCGCCGCGGTCGCGCTCGTGCGGGCCGCCACCGGCGACACCCCGTTCGACGCCGAGGTCCCGTCGCTGTCCTGGCTCAACCCGTTCGCCGAGGGCGGCGCGGCGCTCACCGCGGGCCTGCTGCTCGGCGTGTTCGCCTACTGGGGCTGGGAGTCGGCGGTGAACCTCACCGAGGAGACCACCGACTCGGCGTCGACGCCCGGCAAGGCCGCGATCGTGTCGACGGTCGTCCTGCTCGTCACCTACCTCGCCGTCGCCTACGCGGTGGTGACGTTCG
This sequence is a window from Pseudonocardia petroleophila. Protein-coding genes within it:
- a CDS encoding HAAS signaling domain-containing protein, which produces MTDHDPTHGARLMTAPTPAAALVEDYLARLRAATADLADAPRAELLDNIGAHLAETVPPGTGETAARQALDELGRPEEVAAAARAENAPPPARDTTGSTAYDVLTVLALLLGGFVVPLLGWVAGVVMLWGGPRWTTREKVLGTLAWPMAALAVAAGIWALHLQPGGPAVWVVLGVLVVLAVGFVAVFAHLLRAALDRARG
- a CDS encoding PadR family transcriptional regulator translates to MEPGRTRKSMSELRRGTVAFCVLALLDLREYYAVELVAELAGHDALAAGQGTIYPLLSRLRTDGLVDTTWRESPSGPPRRYYRLTDDGRAALETFRGEWVRFQTAVDALLLKGRT
- a CDS encoding primary-amine oxidase, whose translation is MTHPLDPLSADEFRQVAALLRRERDVARPTWRIAGIELREPAKAAVAAHRDGDDVPRHARALVWDTTTGVPYVALLDLTADALVAWDAHPGQQPNATVDEWHECDETLRAHPDVVAALAARGIPDPSLALIDVWTYGAARLPEAYRGRRVGWCDVWLRGAPGSNPYAHPVAGLRLIVDMNTMELLEIVDHGDPGRPDVQGEYVPAHIPGYAARTDRKPLEITQPDGVSFSLDGHALSWQNWRLRIGFTHREGLVLHQVGWADGDTVRPIAHRLSFAEMVVPYRDPTPQHADRTAFDIGEWGLGFMTTSLELGCDCLGEIRYLDAVLHDTAGEPQEIRNAVCLHEEDNGILWKHVDGQAGAEVRRMRRMVISTHVTVANYEYLVYWRLYEDGSIECEVRATGIMVTTPFVGEAPPYGVVVDRDTYAPIHQHFIVARLDMDVDGEGNTVVMTETAQPPIGPDNPDGLALVLRNEPITVEGPQDYRWETQRAWKVTNPSRRNAHGSPVAYKLVPGAAVPPMLDPASSVFARAQVIGHTLWVTPFDADERWPCGEFVNQSAVDEGLPVWTARRRSVEDADVVLWYVFGIHHVPRVEDWPVMPADTVSFWLKPAGFFDANPALDVAPSH
- a CDS encoding saccharopine dehydrogenase family protein, which gives rise to MRILLVGAGGVGGSVAAIAARRDFVEHLVVADSDPARARAVVERVGDPRFVAVRLDATDADGVAAALAEHGCTALLNATDPRFVMPLFRACLLARVTYLDMAMSMSVPHPTSPYTQPGVLLGDEQFALADEFAAAGVLALVGMGVEPGLSDVFARYAADHLFSRIDELGVRDGSDLRVEGRGFAPPFSIWTLIEECLNPPVVWERDRGWFTTEPFSEPEVFDFPGGIGPLECVNVEHEEVLLMPRWIDARRVTFKYGLGSHVIGVLRTLHELGLSSTVPVQVGGVSVSPREVVAACLPDPATLGPTMSGRTCAGLWVSGTGVDGGPRQVYLHHIVDNEWSMREYGCQAVVWQTAVNPVVALELLATGVWSGRGVLGPEAFDAVPFLDLLTSYGSPWGMREGG
- a CDS encoding APC family permease, whose product is MSAEPAAEAEAQLKPGAISFVDALVIGLASTSPAYSLAAIIGPVVALVGVYAPGVLLASFLPMLLIASAFYYLNKVDQDCGTTFSWVTRAMGPWLGWTGGWAIAMTGVLVTGSLADTAVRFSLLALNLDDLASNNAVVIPIVVVVVLAMTALCVLGTEISARFQNVLILVQVLSLLVFAAVALVRAATGDTPFDAEVPSLSWLNPFAEGGAALTAGLLLGVFAYWGWESAVNLTEETTDSASTPGKAAIVSTVVLLVTYLAVAYAVVTFAGTGFLAENQDQAELIFALLGEQVLGGWDWVLLLSVATAALASTQTTIIPASRTGLSMARRAAMPRRLAHIHPRFRTPDVSTWTVAAIAIAWYVLIYLVSENALFDSLTALSLLIAFYYSLTGIACAVYYRKQLLRSASNLLLIGVGPLVGSALLIYLLIQSVTDLNDPEASSSGVSWFGFGPPLVIGVGIFLVGIVFMIGWRVHDARFWQERPGVAPDPVDSEKG